In Janthinobacterium sp. J1-1, a single genomic region encodes these proteins:
- a CDS encoding alpha-hydroxy acid oxidase codes for MTMITCIEDLRVLAQKRVPRMFYDYADSGSWTESTYRANQSDFARIKFRQRVAVNLENRSLASTMVGQQVSMPVALSPTGLTGMQHADGEILAAQAAEQFGVPFTLSTMSICSIEDVAANTTKPFWFQLYVMKDREFINRLIDRAKAAKCSALVLTLDLQVLGQRHKDLRNGLSAPPKLTIPNIINMATKPRWVAGMLATKRRGFGNIVGHATSVSDMSSLSAWTQQQFDLSLSWTDVEWIRQRWGGKLIIKGIMDAEDARLAVNSGADALIVSNHGGRQLDGAQSSIEALPAIVDAVGAEIEVHMDGGIRSGQDVLKAVALGAKGVYIGRPFLYGLGAMGRPGVTKCLDILRNELDLTMAFCGLRDLQHVDKKILLPGTF; via the coding sequence ATGACCATGATCACCTGCATCGAAGACTTGCGCGTGCTGGCGCAAAAAAGAGTGCCGCGCATGTTCTACGATTACGCCGATTCGGGCTCGTGGACCGAGTCGACCTACCGTGCCAATCAAAGCGATTTTGCCAGGATCAAGTTTCGCCAGCGCGTTGCCGTCAACCTGGAAAACCGCAGCCTGGCCTCGACCATGGTCGGCCAGCAGGTCAGCATGCCGGTGGCCCTGTCGCCCACCGGCCTGACGGGCATGCAGCACGCCGATGGCGAGATCCTGGCGGCGCAGGCGGCCGAGCAGTTCGGCGTGCCGTTTACCCTGTCGACCATGAGCATCTGCTCGATCGAGGACGTGGCGGCGAACACGACGAAACCGTTCTGGTTCCAGCTGTATGTAATGAAGGACCGCGAATTCATCAACCGCCTGATCGACCGCGCCAAGGCCGCCAAGTGCAGCGCGCTGGTCTTGACGCTCGACCTGCAGGTGCTGGGCCAGCGCCACAAGGACTTGCGCAACGGCCTGTCGGCGCCGCCGAAACTCACCATTCCCAACATCATCAACATGGCCACCAAGCCGCGCTGGGTGGCCGGCATGCTGGCTACCAAACGCCGCGGCTTCGGCAATATCGTCGGCCACGCCACCTCGGTGTCCGACATGTCGTCGCTGTCGGCGTGGACCCAGCAGCAGTTCGACCTCAGCCTGTCGTGGACGGATGTGGAGTGGATCAGGCAGCGCTGGGGCGGCAAGCTGATCATCAAGGGCATCATGGACGCGGAAGACGCGCGCCTGGCCGTCAATAGCGGTGCCGATGCGCTGATCGTCTCCAACCATGGGGGCCGCCAGCTGGACGGCGCGCAATCGTCGATCGAAGCCTTGCCGGCCATCGTCGACGCGGTCGGTGCGGAAATCGAGGTGCATATGGACGGCGGCATCCGCTCGGGCCAGGATGTGCTCAAGGCCGTGGCGCTGGGCGCGAAGGGCGTGTATATCGGCCGGCCCTTCCTGTACGGACTGGGCGCCATGGGCCGCCCGGGTGTGACAAAATGCCTCGATATCCTGCGCAACGAGCTGGACCTGACAATGGCCTTCTGCGGCCTGCGCGACCTGCAGCACGTCGACAAGAAGATTTTGTTGCCGGGCACTTTTTGA